A part of Chlamydia ibidis 10-1398/6 genomic DNA contains:
- a CDS encoding SprT-like domain-containing protein, producing MLSLKSHYQYKQSSSVPVDYTAGNVYNLQKIYEDLNDKLFQGSLKLKIGWFGRQKSRTGNSLVLGCFHEEEQLVRIHRSLDRRDVPLFFVEYVIYHEIIHSLVPREYSSSGRTMFHGKKFKEYERRFPMYEHAIAWEKENAFLLLRGYKLVGKEDGRT from the coding sequence TGTTCCTGTCGATTATACTGCTGGTAATGTATATAATCTGCAAAAGATATACGAAGATCTCAATGATAAGTTATTTCAGGGCTCTTTGAAGTTAAAGATCGGTTGGTTTGGTCGTCAAAAATCCAGAACTGGTAATAGTTTGGTCTTAGGTTGTTTTCACGAAGAAGAACAATTGGTACGTATCCACCGTTCTTTAGATAGACGTGATGTCCCATTATTTTTTGTAGAGTATGTAATTTATCATGAAATTATACACAGTTTAGTCCCTAGGGAATATTCGTCTTCTGGTAGGACGATGTTTCACGGGAAAAAATTTAAAGAATATGAGCGGCGTTTCCCAATGTATGAGCATGCTATTGCTTGGGAAAAAGAAAACGCTTTTCTGTTATTGCGAGGATATAAATTAGTAGGTAAGGAAGATGGCAGGACATAG